A window of the Cannabis sativa cultivar Pink pepper isolate KNU-18-1 chromosome X, ASM2916894v1, whole genome shotgun sequence genome harbors these coding sequences:
- the LOC115723460 gene encoding protein FAR1-RELATED SEQUENCE 4-like, with protein MNDEHTYELETIIAELNITKPVNEIEIQDVLGKSLDKLEKWEAFYEMYAKRMGFGTRKDDVRRSNGVIIMRRVVSDGLLAQVRSMNSVGIKTANIMSHVALQSGGYEKMPCQLRDVYNRVAEKDPNFFVVYQVDDENHLANLLWADGNSRVDYVAFGDVLGFDTTYMTNEYNKPLTVLIGVNHHFNTCIFGFALLLHEKLPSYSWLLQKFLECHGDKKPNVVVTDQDAAMKQAIVEHMPDVTHRLCAWHLNTNASKKVKDLIFLKTFKDLMYNYYEEEEFEARWLDVIQTQQLTDNEWCQTTFESRQQWAETYLRGSFVVGMRTT; from the exons ATGAATGACGAACACACTTATGAATTGGAAACCATCATAGCAGAGCTAAACATCACAAAACCAGTGAATGAGATTGAAATACAGGACGTGCTAGGCAAGAGTCTCGACAAACTAGAAAAATGGGAAGCATTCTACGAAATGTACGCGAAACGGATGGGTTTCGGCACAAGGAAAGACGATGTACGACGTTCTAATGGGGTCATTATAATGCGGAG AGTTGTGTCCGATGGGTTGCTTGCCCAAGTTAGGTCGATGAACTCCGTAGGAATTAAAACTGCCAACATAATGTCTCatgttgctttgcaaagtggaggttacgagaaaatgccatgtcaaCTTCGAGATGTGTACAACAGGGTTGCTG AGAAGGATCCTAATTTCTTCGTTGTCTATCAGGTTGACGACGAGAATCACTTGGCTAACTTATTATGGGCCGATGGAAACTCACGCGTGGACTATGTGGCTTTTGGGGATGTACTAGGATTTGATACAACCTACATGACAAATGAGTACAATAAGCCCCTCACTGTTCTCATTGGCGTCAACCACCATTTCAACACATGCATCTTCGGCTTTGCTCTCCTCCTCCACGAGAAGCTTCCATCATATTCTTGGCTACTTCAAAAATTTCTAGAATGCCATGGAGATAAGAAGCCAAATGTTGTAGTTACTGACCAAGATGCGGCCATGAAACAGGCTATCGTTGAACACATGCCCGATGTTACGCACCGTCTCTGCGCTTGGCATCTCAATACAAATGCTTCGAAAAAGGTTAAAGATCTGATCTTCTTAAAAACATTTAAGGATCTCATGTACAACTACTACGAGGAGGAAGAATTTGAAGCAAGATGGTTAGACGTCATCCAAACCCAACAACTAACAGATAATGAATGGTGTCAAACAACATTCGAGTCAAGACAACAATGGGCAGAAACTTATTTAAGGGGTTCATTCGTTGTAGGAATGAGAACCACATAA